TTACCGGTGGTATTCTTTGGCCGAGGTGGCTTCCCTTTTGGACAAAAGGAACTTCGCCCCGGTCAAAATAGTCGATGTTGCCTTCCTCATCAATCTTACCGGCTTTCAGATAGTCCGGGTCAAAGCCGTAGCGGATGTGACCGTCAATGGGTTCTTTCGGAGGGTGTCCTTTGGCCGCTTCAAAAGGTTCTGTCCGAAGGTGGGGGGTTTCCAGCCAGCTTCGCAGCTCGTTGTCCGGCCGGAGGCCAAACACAACCCCTGCATTCATAAGTGCTTCCTTTAGATCACGGAGTGTGAGCGTTTCCCTGATTTCTGGAGCAGGGAGGATATGGGCGCTGAGTTCGTCTTCGCTGATGGAGACGGCAATTTCTGTTTCCTTGGGTGCAGCGGCTGATTTTTTCTGAGCGGACTGGAGTGCAGGCTCCAATGTTGGTGGCACGCGTTTCTGTTCCCGCAGGATATACACCATCTGTTCGTGGGTAAGGATGCTGTTTTCGACGAGAATGTTGCCTAACAGTTTGATGGTCCGGTTTCGTTTGAATTTTGCCAGCTGGGTGTCCAGAGCTCTGACAATGTCGGCTTCGGAACAAAAGCTGTGAATCTGGCAGAGGCGTCCGAATATCTGGTCCATCTGCCGGGTTTCATGGAAAAGTCGTGTGGCATGAAGCAGGCTGATCTCTTTGCGGTTGATGAACTCAAGATCCGTGAGAATTTGGCTGAGATTGCGGGGCTGGGGGTGCTTCTGGTCCGCAGACCATTGGGCAATGGCCGCCTGTAGCTGGTCGGTAGTGATAAAGCGATACTGCAGGGCCATGCGGGCAATGGCCATTTCCTCCGGTGGAATTTTTCTGGAACCCGCCGTGATTTCACGTTTTCTATCCTGATCATTCCAGGCCTGAGCAAGGGAAGGTCGTGCTTTTTCTTCATGGGTGAGGGCGGAGAGTGGGGGGGCAACGGCCCGCATCCGGGAAAGGATCCTGTCTCTTTTTTCTGCGGTGAGCATATTCTGCTGTATGAGAATATCACTTACCGGAACGAGGTTGCCGTCTTTGTAGGCATCAGCCTGGGCAGTCAGTACCATTTCACAGGTGTTTTGATCCAGAAGGCCTTCTTTGTGTGCCGTGTTGCAGAACTGGCGGTCCAGAAAGCGCAGGGTGCTGGCCAGAAGTTTTTCCATGGAAGCGGGGGAAATATATCCCCGTTCCAGCAGAATTTCTTCAAGGGTGACAGGAGTGGGGGCGGAGTGATTCCGCTGCTGCATTTCCGCGATGGCCTGCTGGAGAACTTCTTTTGAGATGAGGTCATTTTCCACAGCAAGTTTACCCATAACCGGATAGGCAAGATCCCGGTGCAGATGGGCAATTTCCTGTAATTTGGCGGCTTCTGTGGATGGCTGTTGCATGAAAGGCCTCCCGGAAACGGAAATTTTTGGAAACATCATGGACGTATAGTTATTTTAAGCATACTTTTAAAAGAATAAAAAGTTTTGTATTTTTTGGAAGACGGGAGAAATTTTTTACGCAGAATGCTCCTTTTGGTAACTTTTTTGTAAAGGATGCGGATTGTATGCAGACAGGGTATGCGGATCATCTGAATCTTTTGTGTGATATGGGTGAGCTGATCAGTGTCCTGAGGGATTCTGACGATATCCATATGTTCCTTGATCAGACGGTGGCACTGGTTGCCCGCCATCTGAAAGCGCAGGTCTGTTCCATTTATCTCTACGATGAATCCGCAGAGCGCCTGGTTCTTCGTGCAACCATGGGGCTTAGGGCGGAAGCTGTTGGTGTGGTTTCCATGGCTGCGGGAGAGGGGCTTGTGGGCAGGGTTTTTGATTCATTGCAACCCCTCTGTACGGGTGAATGTCGTATCCATCCGGATTATTTGTATTTTTCAGAAGCTGGAGAAGATCAGCTTCTCTCTTTTCTGGCCGTACCCATTCACAGGGGGGCCGTGCGTATCGGTGTGCTTGTTGTACAGCATGAACAGGCGGACAGCTTTGGGGATATGGATGTGCGGGCCCTTCGTGCGACAGCTTCTCAGCTGGGCAGTGCCCTTGAGAATGCGCGTCTTTTGCTGTCCCTTGGGGGCGGGGCTGAGGGATCTGCTGGCTTGTTCCAGGCCCGTACGCCTTCCCTTTCCCTGGTGCGAGGGAAGGCCGCCTCACCGGGCTGTGCCATGGGGCCTGCGCTGATCCTGGGTATGCATCGCTGTGATATTCTACGGGATGAGGCAGAGCCGGAAAGATCCGGAGGAATGGCTTGTTTTCATGCAGCCCTTGATAAAACTCTGGCAGAGCTCAATGCGTTGCAGGAGCGTTTTGCCCGCAGACTTCCGGAAAGTGCTTCGCTGATTTTCACGGCGCATTTCATGATGCTGAAAGATCCTTCCTTCCGGCGGCGGATTGAAGAAAAGATCAATCTTGGCCTGTCTCCCATGGCCGCTGTCAGAGCGGCAGCCGGGCATTACATCGCCATTTTTGCGTCGTCGTCCCATGCCTATATACGGGAGAAGGTTTCGGATATAGAGGATCTTGCCTGCAGGCTTCTGAGAAACCTGAAACCCGGTGAAGGGAAAGATGCCGAAGGGGTGAAAAATGGGGGGATTGCCCTGGCAGGCGAACTGTTCCCTTCGGATGTACTGAAGCTTGTGAGTGAGGATGTGACCGGTATAGTTCTTGTCTCCGGCGGCCTGACCTCCCATGTGGCAATTCTGTGCAGGTCACTGCAGATTCCTCTGGTGATAGTAGAGGAATCTGGCGTACTGCGGATTCCGGAAGGAACGCCTCTCCTGGTGGATGGTGCCGCAGGTAACCTGTATGTGCGGCCGGATGACAGCATACGGGAACCCTTTGTCCGGACTCAGGCAGCCTGGTCAGCTGCGGAGTCTTTCACCGGAACCATGAGTGAGAGCACATGGTCCAGGGATGGTGGCAGGGTCCGGCTTTTTGCCAATATCAATCTCCTGTCCGAAGTTCCCCTGGCGATCCGTAGCAGGGCGGAGGGAATTGGCCTTTATCGCAGTGAGTTTCCTTTTCTCATACGTTCGGCCTTTCCTACGGAGACGGAGCAGTATCAGGTTTACCGAAGGCTTTTTGCGGCAATGCCGGACCGTGTGGTCACCATAAGGACACTGGATGCCGGTGGAGAAAAGGTGCTTTCCCATGTGGACAGTGCGGGAGAGAGTAACCCTGAGCTGGGGCTTCGGTCCATTCGTTTTTCTCTTTTGCACAGGGATGTCTTTGAGGCTCAGATCCGGGCCATTCTGAGGGCAGCAGAAGGTTCCGTATGTCCAAGGATTATGTTTCCCATGATTTCCAGTCTGGATGAATTCCGGGAAGCCCGCTCCATTGTTTATGATTGCATGACAGCCCTGGAAAAAGAGGGTATATCTTACCATTCAGCACCTCAGATTGGAATGATGGTGGAGCTTCCAGCTGCTCTCGAGCTGATTGAGGATTTTGCAGAAGAAGCGGATTTCTTCTCCATTGGTACCAATGACCTTGTTCAGTATATGCTGGCCGTAGACCGGAGTAATCCCAGGGTGGCTCATTATTATCAGCCCTGGCATCCTTCGGTGCTGAGGGCTTTGGCCCGTATAGGAAAAGCTGGCAGGGCGGCAGGTGTGGATGTTTCCGTATGCGGGGAGATGGCACATGAACCGGCGCTGATTCCTTTCCTGCTGGGGGTAGGAATCCGTACCTTGAGTCTGGATCCACAGTTCATGCCAGCCGTGCAGCAGCAGATTCAGACCATGGATCTGCGGGAAGCGGAAGAGCATGCCAGAGAGCTGCTTGGCATGTCTTCCATTGCTTCCGTGGCCTCATACATCGGGGTGGAGAAACGCGCATGACCAATCATGCACTGCCATGGTTTATGGGGCCCGCAAGACTTGTGAAAAAACAGTATTCAATGAAGCAGGATAGCGGCAGGCTCTTTGCCGTTTTGTATCAGAATCCATGGCTGGCAATGATTTCCCGGATTCGCCCGGAGTCTTTCAGCTGCTGGAGCCCGAGATTGAAAGCCTGCATACGCTCGTTTGCATTGCGGGCGTTTTTGGGAATGCAGACATAGAGATCCTTGATTTCCAGCGGGGGGGTGATAACCGTCACGTCTTTCATCCGTTCTGGCATCTGGGTACGGAGAATGTAGAGGCCCACATACTGGTCTGTAACAATGAGGTCTACGCTTCCAGAGAGCAGCTTTTGAATATTGTCGATGTCTCTCATGGATTCTACTTTGGTCAGATAATGGGCAGCATCAAACTCCGGGGTGTTGACATAGCCGCGGACAACACCGATTTTGTAAGGTTTCAGGTCCTGCAGATTTTTATAGGCGATGTGGTCTGTGGCTCTTTTAAAAAAGGCGAGAGGGCCTCCGGGTATGGGATCGGAAAGAAGAAAGTTTTCTTCCAGTTTGGCATCATAGTATTCAGGAAAATAAAAATCATAGCGTCCTGAACCGGCAAGGGCCACGACCCATGTCCAGGCCATGAATTCAATGTCCAGAGTATACCCTCCACCGGCAGCGAATGCTTCCCGTACAATTTGGGCAACATATCCTTCTTCCGGAAGACTGACGCCGATATAGGGTTCCCAGTTGAGGGTAGCTCCTAAAAGCGGTTTTTCTGTATCTGCATGTACCGTAAGGGCGGTTATGAAAAAGAGTAGAAAGAATAGTTTTGTCAGGATTTTCATAGGGGCTCCTCGTCTGGCATAGTGCCTCTGGGCTTTATGGTTGTCGGTTAACCGGTGGTGGATCCGGGTAACAACGGATTACAGAGCAAGGCGGTTGATGCGTTACGGAAGTTTACGTTTCATTTTATTCACTTCGCCTGCCCCTTCGCTACCATATCGCCTGTCCGTTCCTTAGCTGCCACAGCATTTTCCATGCGTTGAGAGTTACGGCTCCGGTGATTCCTGTCGCAGCACCGATGAAACAATGCGTGTATGCGCAGGAATCTGACCTTCCTTTTTTTCCATGGAATGTTCTCTTGCTGTCCGATAAGAGAACTTCTGCGTAAGATTGCCAGTTCCCGCAGCCTGCCATTGGCTGCGGGTTACCTGGATTCCGTTATTCATAATGAAGAAACGCTTTGAAGGTTCCGTCTTCCTTGAGGGATGCCAGCCCCTTGTTGAATGTTTCCAGAATGATGGTGGCTCTGGGATGCTCTTTGGAGACGATCAGATGATAATCCGTTCTTTTGATGGGTGTCGGATGGAAAGAAATACGATGCTGAAGGTTATTTTCCCGGAGTATTTTCATTCCCACAAGAACTTCGTCCATGGTACCGTCAAGACGTCCGTCTGCCAGCCTGCGGTGATTGCTTTCTGATGAGGCGCTGCGCCTTATTCTGTAGCCGTCTTCTTCCCGGACAAAACCATAGTCATATTTTTCCACCCCACCAAGGGTGAGGCCTTTGAGATCGGCTGGATTTTCCCATTGAAGAGGCTTGTTCAGGTTGTAGAACACAACCGTGTCAAGTTGAAGGACGGGGTCGCTGTAAAAAAATTTTGTGCCGCGCTGTTCATTATAACTGTAAAGCATGGTGGCATCTGCGTTGACTTTCTCTGTCATGGAGAGTCCCTGGGCCCATGGGAGATAAAGGTATTCAACTTCCCATCCCTGGCGCTTGAAGGCTTCGGTGACAATTCGGGTCATGGGCCCGCCTTCCCTTAGGGTTTCTCCTTGATAGGGAATCCATTCTCCATTGGCAATGACAAGGGTTGTGGAGTCTTTTGCTACCCCTTTGGACAGGTTTCGGTCCAGAGACATGTAGAACCAGATGCCCCCGCCAATTGTGAGGCAGAGAACAAGGGAAAGCAGGAGTACGATGATGGGTGCTTTGTTTTGTTTCATTACAGATCCTTAATGTAAAAAAAATTATAAATAGCAGCAAGACACGTGAATCTTTTTGCTTGTCTTTCCGCAGGTCTCTCCGGCGGGATACGTCAATGGCCGATGGCAGTGTGATCCGTTTATAAAACCGGATTTTTACGCCTGTTGTTTGTTTCCGGCATTGAAAGCATCTGCATTCTGTCGACCGACGGATTCTGCTTAAGCAGATATCACAGGTACCGTAGGTTGCCGAAAGATATTTTTGATGCAAGGTGTTTTTTATATCATTTCATGTTTGGTTTTTTATCATTATGCATATTTTTTGTCAGCTTCTTATGGGTTTTTATCTTTTCTGTTACAGTGCAGGTATGGGCAAACTGGTATTGGTGCTGGTAGATTGACAGTAATTACAGTCAGAAATTACGAGGCAAGCATTATCTGGGGCTTTGGTGAAGCGGCCTGGTTTTCCGGATGTGATACGTGTTGTCGGATATGTAATCTCTTATCAGGGTCGTACCGGATGTCTCACGATCCCTGCGTCCGGGAGTTCCTGTGGGGGGCTAAAGATACTGGGGCCGGTGGCCGGATGGCGGCCTTTACTTCATGAAAGAGTGTCTGCACAGCTGGAGTGTGGAGGAGGCCGGATCCGAAAGCATTGGTTGGGCAGTGTTGTCGTCGAGAGATTGTCTGTCCCAGATTGGTTTCATTTTTTATACGTTAAATCAATGTTTGTGTTCTGCCTTGGATGAGAGGAGCGAAAATTTTAGATGAAAGAATATGCAGCGTATGACGGCATGGGGCTGGCGGATCTGATCCGAAAGGGAGATGTTTCTCGGGCAGAGGTGCTGGAGGCCGCATTGGCCCGGGCGGAGCGTTTGAATCCGAGACTGAATGTTATTGTGCACATGTTTAAGGAGCGTGCGCGGCAGATGGTACAGGAAGGTCCACACAATGGCCCTTTTAGCGGGGTTCCTTTTCTGCTGAAGGATCTGATGGATAACTTTGCGGGAGAGCCCATTTCCATGGGTAGCAGAGCTGTTCGTGAGATACCGGCAGACCACAGCGAACTGGTAAGCCGTTATCTTGCCACGGGTGTGATTCCTTTCGGCAAGACCAGCACACCGGAATTTGGTCTGACCATAACCACGGAGCCCAAAGCCTTTGGTCCGGCGCATAATCCATGGAAGGAAGGTTTCAGTACGGGTGGATCTTCCGGTGGTTCGGCAGCGGCGGTGGCAGCGGGTATTGTACCCATGGCTTCAGCCAATGATGGGGGAGGTTCCATCCGTTTTCCTGCCGCCTGTTGCGGTGTTGTTGGCTTCAAGCCGTCACGGGGGCTGACTCCCGTAGGACCGGAATTCGGTGAGCCCTGGGAAGGAGCGGTTTCCGGTCATGTGATCACCCGTTCCGTACGGGACAGTGCGGCTATGCTGGATGCGGTTTCCGGTCCTGAAACCGGGGCTGCCTACAGGGTGTCCCGGCTTGACCGGTCCTGTCTTGCGGCCTGTGAAGAAGTCCCCGGCTCTTTGCGCATTGCCGTTTCCTCACGTCCCATGGTGAAGACAGGGGTGGACGAGGAAGCCCGTAAGGGGCTGAGTAAAACGGTACATCTTTTGCAGTCTATGGGCCACTGTGTGGATGAGGCTGATCCCGCCGTTGACCGAAGCCGTTTTTGGAAAGACTACCTTACGGTGGTCTGCGGTCATACCGCAGCCCTTGTTTACCGGGTGAAGCAGAAAGGCGGTATGGTTGCGGTAAGAAAACTGGAACCGGCTACCCGCAATATGGCTGCACTGGGCAGAAGTCTTTCAGCCATGGATTTTGTCCGGGCCAAGGAGGGGTGGCATTCCGTACAACTGGAAATGGGGCGCTTTTTTGAAAAATGGGATGTGCTGCTTACTCCCTCACTCATTGGCCCGCCCGCCCGTCACGGAGTGATTCCGCCTTCTGCAGTGGAAGAAGCTCTTCTGGTAGCAGGATCCTGGCTTCCGGGAAGCCGGGTTCTGCTGCAGAGTGGTCTGGCAAGGTTCTTTGCTGCTCCAACCCTGAGTCGTATGGCGTTTACCATATGCGGTAATATAACAGGTCAGCCCGGGATTTCTCTTCCTCTGCACTGGACAGATGAAGGGTTGCCCCTTGGTATGCTTTTTACGGCGGCAATGGGTAGGGATGCCACCCTGTTTTCCCTTGCAGGGCAGCTGGAAAGAGCGGCTCCATGGGCAGACAGGCGGCCGCGCCTTTAAGGTTTGTGATGATTTTTTGATTGTTCTGTCCCCATTACTTTAACGGAAAGGATAGTTGCATATGGAATGGATTGTCGGACTGGGTGTTGTTGTCGGCCTTGCGGTGATTTTCACTATTATTATTTATAACAAGCTGGTGACCCTCAAAAATCGTTTTCAGAATGCCTTTGCCCAGATTGATGTGCAGTTGACCCGACGTTACGATCTTATCCCCAACCTAGTAGAAACCGCTAAAGCCTACATGAGCCATGAGAGAGAAACTCTTGAGGCGGTTATCGCAGCAAGAAATCAGGCGTCTTCCGGTCTGCGCAGGGCAGCGGCTGATCCGGGAAACCCTGAGGCCATGAAGGCACTGAATGTTGCGGAGCAGGGGTTGGGGGGGATGCTGGGCAGGTTTATGGCCCTTTCCGAGTCTTATCCGGACCTGAAAGCCAGTGATAATATGAAACAGCTTTCCGAGGAACTGAGCAGCACGGAAAACCGTGTTGCCTTTGCCCGTCAGGCATATAATGATGCCGTAATGACGTATAATGTCAGTTGTGAACAATTTCCGTCAAATATTGTTGCCTCCCGCTTTGGGTTCAAGGGTGCTGCTCTTCTGGAAATAGATGACCAGGCGAAACGCGAAGTGCCCAGGGTTTCTTTTTCCTGAAGGATGAAAGGCCGGGGCAATGAATTTTTTTGAACATCAGGACAGAGCGCGCCGTAATACGCGCAGGCTTGTGTTACTGTTTCTCCTTGCTGTGCTGCTGATTGTACTGGCGGTGAATCTGGCAGTGGGCGTTTTTCTTTTTAGTTTTTTTGAAAGCGGTTTTCAGGGACTGAATGCATCGGTAAAAGCCCACGGAACGGTCAGCCTGCTGACCCTGCTGATCATTGGCGGTGCCAGCTGGTATCGCATGAGTCGGCTGCGCAGTGGCGGAGATATGGTGGCAACGGGTATGGGCGGTACCTGGGTGGACCCGGACAGCGATGATCCTCTGCTTCGGCGTTTGTGCAATGTGGTGGAAGAAATGTCCATAGCCTCCGGTCTGCCCACGCCCCATATTTATGTGCTGGAATCGGAAAAGGGGATTAATGCCTTTGCTGCTGGATATATGCCGGAAGATGCTGCCGTTGCCGTAAGCCGGGGTGCACTGGAGTCATTGAGCCGGGATGAGCTGCAGGGTGTGATCGCCCATGAGTTCACCCATATACTGAACGGAGACATGCGGATGAATATCCGTATGATGGGACTGCTATACGGTATTCTTGCCATCAGTGTGATCGGGCGTGGGCTTTTGTATAGCGGTGGGCGGAGAAGGAGTGTCATCAGCAGCCGTAAGGAGGGCGGAGGTGGTCATATCCTCGGTCTGGCTCTTCTCCTTGTCGGATACATAGGAGTTATTTTGGGTCGCCTGATCAAAGCAGGCGTTTCCCGCCAGAGAGAGTTTCTGGCGGATGCCTCTGCGGTGCAGTTCACAAGAAATCCCGATGGCATCGGGGGTGCCCTGAAAAAAATTGCTGGTCTTTCTGCGGGCTCCCACCTGAAGGCTGCGGACAGGGAAGAGGTCAGTCACATGCTGTTTGCCAGCGGCCAGTCCTTCTGGATATCCATGCTGGCAACCCATCCTCCCGTTGAAGAAAGAATCAAAGCCATTGATCCCCTTTTCCGGCCGGAAGAAATGAAGGTCGGGGTTGCTCCGGGTACGGCGGGAGCAGGAGAGGGGCGAGGCCGCTCTGCCTTTCGGTCCTCCGATGATCCATGGGCTTTCCTGACGGGAAAAAGGGAGACGGTAGCGGCCTCTTCGTTCAGTGAAGCGGTGCTGCAGGATGTGGAGGCTCCTCCTCCTGATCGGCTGACTCATGCCGTTTCCGCCATGACGGCCATACCCGATCCCCTTCTTCATGCCGCCCGGAGTGTGAAGGGTGTTTCTGCCCTTTTCCCGGCCCTTTTTCTGGCAAGGGAGAGGGATATGATGGCAGAGCAGCTGGAAAAGGTTGCCTCCGTCATGGGCGAGGCGAGGCTCCGGCAGGTGGAAGGGCTGCTGCCGCAAGCCCGGAAACTGCATCCTCTTCTGAGCCTTCCCCTGTCAGATTTGGCTTTTTCTTCATTGCGTCAGGTAGATAGGGAAGAAAAACGGATCCTTGTTAAACTGATGGATGCCATGGTTATGTTGGACGGTAAGATGACGGTGTTTGAATATTGTCTTGTGCGTCTTTTGAAACACCGTATGGAAGGGATGGAGAGGACCGGCGGAACAGAAAGGAAGCGATACGGAAGGGGGCAGTGCCGGGATGCGCTGGTACGTATTTTTTCCGTTCTGGCCTGGCAGGGCCATGAGTCTGAGATTCTGGCGCGCAGGGCTTTTATGGCGGGTATCAGCCGGATACTTCCCATGGATGTGCCGCCCTATGGAGTCCCTCTGGACTGGACCGGAGACATGGACAGAGCCCTGCCCGTATTGGAAGTACTGGATATGACAACAAAGGGTGAGTTAATTCAGGCTCTTGTGATAACGGCTTCCCATGATGGCAGGCTTTCCCTTGAGGAGGCGGAGCTTTTGCGGACGATCTGTGCCTGTCTGCATGTTCCTGTGCCTCCGGTGTTGCCCCAGCTGACGGCATAATTCCGGACGCGGGGTTAGGAGATTACCATGAAGCAGCCGGAAGGACTTACGAAAGCAGCACAATGGGTATTTGCGGTTGTCTGGCTGATCGTCTGTATGACAGCCTGTGCAAGGGTGCCTCAGGTTACGGGTGTGGAAGAGGAGTGGGA
Above is a genomic segment from Desulfobotulus pelophilus containing:
- a CDS encoding M48 family metallopeptidase, translating into MNFFEHQDRARRNTRRLVLLFLLAVLLIVLAVNLAVGVFLFSFFESGFQGLNASVKAHGTVSLLTLLIIGGASWYRMSRLRSGGDMVATGMGGTWVDPDSDDPLLRRLCNVVEEMSIASGLPTPHIYVLESEKGINAFAAGYMPEDAAVAVSRGALESLSRDELQGVIAHEFTHILNGDMRMNIRMMGLLYGILAISVIGRGLLYSGGRRRSVISSRKEGGGGHILGLALLLVGYIGVILGRLIKAGVSRQREFLADASAVQFTRNPDGIGGALKKIAGLSAGSHLKAADREEVSHMLFASGQSFWISMLATHPPVEERIKAIDPLFRPEEMKVGVAPGTAGAGEGRGRSAFRSSDDPWAFLTGKRETVAASSFSEAVLQDVEAPPPDRLTHAVSAMTAIPDPLLHAARSVKGVSALFPALFLARERDMMAEQLEKVASVMGEARLRQVEGLLPQARKLHPLLSLPLSDLAFSSLRQVDREEKRILVKLMDAMVMLDGKMTVFEYCLVRLLKHRMEGMERTGGTERKRYGRGQCRDALVRIFSVLAWQGHESEILARRAFMAGISRILPMDVPPYGVPLDWTGDMDRALPVLEVLDMTTKGELIQALVITASHDGRLSLEEAELLRTICACLHVPVPPVLPQLTA
- a CDS encoding substrate-binding periplasmic protein; the encoded protein is MKILTKLFFLLFFITALTVHADTEKPLLGATLNWEPYIGVSLPEEGYVAQIVREAFAAGGGYTLDIEFMAWTWVVALAGSGRYDFYFPEYYDAKLEENFLLSDPIPGGPLAFFKRATDHIAYKNLQDLKPYKIGVVRGYVNTPEFDAAHYLTKVESMRDIDNIQKLLSGSVDLIVTDQYVGLYILRTQMPERMKDVTVITPPLEIKDLYVCIPKNARNANERMQAFNLGLQQLKDSGRIREIIASHGF
- a CDS encoding amidase, with protein sequence MKEYAAYDGMGLADLIRKGDVSRAEVLEAALARAERLNPRLNVIVHMFKERARQMVQEGPHNGPFSGVPFLLKDLMDNFAGEPISMGSRAVREIPADHSELVSRYLATGVIPFGKTSTPEFGLTITTEPKAFGPAHNPWKEGFSTGGSSGGSAAAVAAGIVPMASANDGGGSIRFPAACCGVVGFKPSRGLTPVGPEFGEPWEGAVSGHVITRSVRDSAAMLDAVSGPETGAAYRVSRLDRSCLAACEEVPGSLRIAVSSRPMVKTGVDEEARKGLSKTVHLLQSMGHCVDEADPAVDRSRFWKDYLTVVCGHTAALVYRVKQKGGMVAVRKLEPATRNMAALGRSLSAMDFVRAKEGWHSVQLEMGRFFEKWDVLLTPSLIGPPARHGVIPPSAVEEALLVAGSWLPGSRVLLQSGLARFFAAPTLSRMAFTICGNITGQPGISLPLHWTDEGLPLGMLFTAAMGRDATLFSLAGQLERAAPWADRRPRL
- the ptsP gene encoding phosphoenolpyruvate--protein phosphotransferase produces the protein MQTGYADHLNLLCDMGELISVLRDSDDIHMFLDQTVALVARHLKAQVCSIYLYDESAERLVLRATMGLRAEAVGVVSMAAGEGLVGRVFDSLQPLCTGECRIHPDYLYFSEAGEDQLLSFLAVPIHRGAVRIGVLVVQHEQADSFGDMDVRALRATASQLGSALENARLLLSLGGGAEGSAGLFQARTPSLSLVRGKAASPGCAMGPALILGMHRCDILRDEAEPERSGGMACFHAALDKTLAELNALQERFARRLPESASLIFTAHFMMLKDPSFRRRIEEKINLGLSPMAAVRAAAGHYIAIFASSSHAYIREKVSDIEDLACRLLRNLKPGEGKDAEGVKNGGIALAGELFPSDVLKLVSEDVTGIVLVSGGLTSHVAILCRSLQIPLVIVEESGVLRIPEGTPLLVDGAAGNLYVRPDDSIREPFVRTQAAWSAAESFTGTMSESTWSRDGGRVRLFANINLLSEVPLAIRSRAEGIGLYRSEFPFLIRSAFPTETEQYQVYRRLFAAMPDRVVTIRTLDAGGEKVLSHVDSAGESNPELGLRSIRFSLLHRDVFEAQIRAILRAAEGSVCPRIMFPMISSLDEFREARSIVYDCMTALEKEGISYHSAPQIGMMVELPAALELIEDFAEEADFFSIGTNDLVQYMLAVDRSNPRVAHYYQPWHPSVLRALARIGKAGRAAGVDVSVCGEMAHEPALIPFLLGVGIRTLSLDPQFMPAVQQQIQTMDLREAEEHARELLGMSSIASVASYIGVEKRA
- a CDS encoding LemA family protein: MEWIVGLGVVVGLAVIFTIIIYNKLVTLKNRFQNAFAQIDVQLTRRYDLIPNLVETAKAYMSHERETLEAVIAARNQASSGLRRAAADPGNPEAMKALNVAEQGLGGMLGRFMALSESYPDLKASDNMKQLSEELSSTENRVAFARQAYNDAVMTYNVSCEQFPSNIVASRFGFKGAALLEIDDQAKREVPRVSFS
- a CDS encoding DUF342 domain-containing protein, which gives rise to MQQPSTEAAKLQEIAHLHRDLAYPVMGKLAVENDLISKEVLQQAIAEMQQRNHSAPTPVTLEEILLERGYISPASMEKLLASTLRFLDRQFCNTAHKEGLLDQNTCEMVLTAQADAYKDGNLVPVSDILIQQNMLTAEKRDRILSRMRAVAPPLSALTHEEKARPSLAQAWNDQDRKREITAGSRKIPPEEMAIARMALQYRFITTDQLQAAIAQWSADQKHPQPRNLSQILTDLEFINRKEISLLHATRLFHETRQMDQIFGRLCQIHSFCSEADIVRALDTQLAKFKRNRTIKLLGNILVENSILTHEQMVYILREQKRVPPTLEPALQSAQKKSAAAPKETEIAVSISEDELSAHILPAPEIRETLTLRDLKEALMNAGVVFGLRPDNELRSWLETPHLRTEPFEAAKGHPPKEPIDGHIRYGFDPDYLKAGKIDEEGNIDYFDRGEVPFVQKGSHLGQRIPPVNGKPGVKVTGEEAPPREPTDVEIRAGNGVELSLDGQSTHALIDGQPHSTLGGKISVFPEMSIDGDVDLKTGHVSFNGAIRIKGSVQPGFQVKASSASATGINDADVQVEGDLVINGGIIGSRIRAGGMVQAKFVVDSEIIAFGDILVEKEIITSVVRSSSRVVLPKGKLIASEAAARGGIEIYEVGTEVAAPSHIFIGVDFYVQSEITRLRSRTEELKKDLEKTQKTIQGEKKRQEDLHRHIAEKAQIVDKNQNLIQKLSAALPHAGDKAASISQHLLHIRQAIEEAETQTSQLFAQQDQTLDTILKAQRNAELLVGEIEEVRNEYKALLQWSKTNRPKPILKVKGNISSGTRITGGKSQMTLKEKARNMIFTEIQTTDYEGEPSWSIRMQNA
- a CDS encoding substrate-binding periplasmic protein, which produces MKQNKAPIIVLLLSLVLCLTIGGGIWFYMSLDRNLSKGVAKDSTTLVIANGEWIPYQGETLREGGPMTRIVTEAFKRQGWEVEYLYLPWAQGLSMTEKVNADATMLYSYNEQRGTKFFYSDPVLQLDTVVFYNLNKPLQWENPADLKGLTLGGVEKYDYGFVREEDGYRIRRSASSESNHRRLADGRLDGTMDEVLVGMKILRENNLQHRISFHPTPIKRTDYHLIVSKEHPRATIILETFNKGLASLKEDGTFKAFLHYE